CGGCCGGTGCATAATGTTTTGGAGGATGCGCTTCAGGTTGTCTTGGTTAATGCTCGTGACATCAAGAACGTTCCCGGTCGAAAGACGGATATTGGTGACAGCAAGTGGCTTGCTGGTTTATTGCGTCATGGTCTTCTGCGAAGCAGCTTCATCCCCCCCAAGGAGGTGAGGGAGTGGCGGGATCTGACGAGATTGCGGAAGAAGTACGTCCATACGGTAGGAGATTACCGGAAACGGACACACAAGCTTTTTGAGTCGGCCAATATCAAGATCGATTCGGTGGTATCGGATCTATTTGGGGTAACGGGGCGAAATCTGATGAATTTACTTGTTTCTGATCGAGCGTCATTGACATTGGCGGATATCAAGCGTTGCGTCCGAGGCAAACTTAAAGGCAAGGAAGAAGAGTTATATCGATCCATACAGGGATTTTTTTCGGATCATCATCGGTTTCTCTTGAAGCGGCTTCTGAATACAATTGACCTGCTTGAGGCGGAGATATCCCTGTTTGATGAACAGATCCGACATCTGATGACGGATCAAAATGCGTTGTTGAATCGGATGAAGAAGGCTGCGGGCATCGCCGATGTTTCTTCTCGTGAGATTTTGGCTGAGCTGGGTCCCGATCTGAAAGAGTTCTCCACAGGAGAGGCCCTTGTATCGTGGGCTGGATTATGCCCCGG
Above is a genomic segment from Syntrophus gentianae containing:
- a CDS encoding IS110 family transposase, with product RPVHNVLEDALQVVLVNARDIKNVPGRKTDIGDSKWLAGLLRHGLLRSSFIPPKEVREWRDLTRLRKKYVHTVGDYRKRTHKLFESANIKIDSVVSDLFGVTGRNLMNLLVSDRASLTLADIKRCVRGKLKGKEEELYRSIQGFFSDHHRFLLKRLLNTIDLLEAEISLFDEQIRHLMTDQNALLNRMKKAAGIADVSSREILAELGPDLKEFSTGEALVSWAGLCPGNNESAGKRKSGKSPVRKHHLKTILIEVAWAAIKKKKSYFKDKYYRLKARRGAKKAIVAIAHRILLGIYHVIKNGAEFRDLGEDYLAQRNKSQKISHLRKQAKSLGYNLVPQAI